From Cellulomonas fimi ATCC 484, a single genomic window includes:
- a CDS encoding glycoside hydrolase family 2 protein: MITQDLYDGWTLTAVSGPVPAELAGVRVRARVPGTSHTALLDEGLIPDPYLDRNEDVLAWMRRTDWAYERELVLDPAAADERVDLVFGGIDTVGTVTFDGHELGRTANQHRSYRFDVRALLRPDTQRLRVDLRAAIVHAEAERERLGHRPLAYPQPFNMVRKMACSFGWDWGPDLQTAGLWKPVRVERWRTARLASVRTHVTVDPDGTGRVRVLVDLERSGLPGGDAPVTLRARVLSADVAVTVPGTATSAVVELEVPRAPLWWPVGHGPQPLSDLTVTLATRDDEPLDSWSRRIGFRTVEVDTTPDEDGTPFTFRVNGRPVFVKGANWIPDDHLLTRITRERLAHRLDQAVEANLNLLRVWGGGIYESEDFYDLCDERGLLVWQDFLLACAAYPEEQPIWDELEAEARENVARLTPHASLVLWNGGNENLWGFMDWGWPQELEGRTWGYRLATELLKGVVAELDPTRPYADGSPYSPGFALDDVHPNDPDHGTHHEWEVWNRVDYSAYRDDVPRFCSEFGFQGPPTWSTLTRAVRADDGGPLTKDDPTFLLHQKAEDGNGKLDRGLAPHLGVPAGFVDWHWATQLNQARAVAFAIEHYRSWWPRTAGAIVWQLNDCWPVTSWAAIDGDERVKPLWHALRRAYAPRLLTVQPRDGRDELAVVNDTGGLWQGTVRLSRRTLDGATLAEVELGLAVGAWSVGLFALPDEVAAPDDAAGEVLVVDLGDVRTVHTWAQDVDLRLDPDPVSATVSPLQDGYRVDVTARTFARSVTLHVDRLDPDATVDDALVDVPAGETFSFHVRTSARFDAAALTRSPVLRTANDVVVPRGATAPAGAERDLQQSR, from the coding sequence ATGATCACCCAGGACCTCTACGACGGCTGGACCCTCACGGCCGTCTCCGGACCCGTCCCGGCCGAGCTGGCCGGCGTGCGCGTGCGGGCCCGCGTCCCCGGGACGAGCCACACCGCGCTGCTCGACGAGGGCCTGATCCCCGACCCGTACCTCGACCGCAACGAGGACGTCCTCGCGTGGATGCGGCGCACCGACTGGGCCTACGAGCGCGAGCTCGTCCTCGACCCGGCCGCCGCCGACGAGCGCGTCGACCTCGTCTTCGGCGGCATCGACACCGTCGGGACCGTCACGTTCGACGGCCACGAGCTCGGCCGCACCGCCAACCAGCACCGGTCCTACCGGTTCGACGTGCGCGCCCTGCTGCGCCCCGACACCCAGCGCCTGCGCGTGGACCTGCGGGCCGCGATCGTGCACGCCGAGGCGGAGCGCGAGCGCCTCGGCCACCGCCCGCTGGCCTACCCGCAGCCGTTCAACATGGTCCGCAAGATGGCGTGCTCGTTCGGCTGGGACTGGGGCCCCGACCTGCAGACCGCGGGCCTGTGGAAGCCGGTCCGCGTCGAGCGGTGGCGCACCGCGCGGCTCGCGTCGGTGCGCACGCACGTCACGGTCGACCCCGACGGCACCGGCCGGGTGCGCGTGCTCGTGGACCTCGAGCGCTCGGGCCTGCCCGGTGGCGACGCGCCCGTCACGCTGCGCGCCCGCGTCCTGTCGGCCGACGTCGCCGTCACCGTGCCCGGCACGGCCACGTCGGCCGTCGTCGAGCTCGAGGTCCCCCGGGCACCCCTGTGGTGGCCGGTCGGCCACGGCCCGCAGCCGCTGTCCGACCTCACCGTCACGCTCGCGACGCGCGACGACGAGCCGCTCGACTCCTGGTCCCGGCGCATCGGGTTCCGCACGGTCGAGGTCGACACGACGCCCGACGAGGACGGGACGCCGTTCACGTTCCGCGTCAACGGGCGGCCGGTCTTCGTCAAGGGCGCCAACTGGATCCCCGACGACCACCTGCTCACCCGCATCACGCGCGAGCGCCTCGCGCACCGGCTCGACCAGGCCGTCGAGGCGAACCTCAACCTGCTGCGCGTCTGGGGCGGCGGCATCTACGAGTCCGAGGACTTCTACGACCTGTGCGACGAGCGCGGCCTGCTCGTCTGGCAGGACTTCCTCCTCGCGTGCGCGGCCTACCCCGAGGAGCAGCCCATCTGGGACGAGCTCGAGGCCGAGGCGCGCGAGAACGTCGCCCGGCTCACGCCGCACGCCTCGCTCGTGCTGTGGAACGGCGGCAACGAGAACCTCTGGGGCTTCATGGACTGGGGCTGGCCGCAGGAGCTCGAGGGCCGCACGTGGGGCTACCGGCTGGCGACCGAGCTGCTCAAGGGCGTCGTCGCGGAGCTCGACCCGACGCGCCCGTACGCCGACGGCAGCCCGTACTCCCCCGGCTTCGCGCTCGACGACGTCCACCCGAACGACCCGGACCACGGCACGCACCACGAGTGGGAGGTCTGGAACCGCGTCGACTACTCCGCGTACCGCGACGACGTGCCGCGGTTCTGCTCCGAGTTCGGCTTCCAGGGCCCGCCGACGTGGTCGACCCTCACGCGTGCCGTCCGCGCCGACGACGGCGGCCCGCTGACCAAGGACGACCCGACGTTCCTGCTGCACCAGAAGGCCGAGGACGGCAACGGCAAGCTCGACCGCGGCCTCGCGCCGCACCTGGGCGTGCCCGCCGGCTTCGTCGACTGGCACTGGGCGACGCAGCTCAACCAGGCCCGCGCCGTCGCGTTCGCGATCGAGCACTACCGGTCGTGGTGGCCCCGGACCGCGGGCGCGATCGTGTGGCAGCTCAACGACTGCTGGCCGGTGACGTCGTGGGCCGCGATCGACGGCGACGAGCGGGTCAAGCCGCTGTGGCACGCCCTGCGCCGCGCCTACGCCCCGCGCCTGCTCACCGTGCAGCCGCGCGACGGCCGCGACGAGCTCGCGGTCGTCAACGACACGGGTGGCCTCTGGCAGGGCACGGTCCGGCTCTCGCGGCGCACGCTCGACGGTGCGACGCTCGCCGAGGTCGAGCTCGGGCTGGCCGTCGGCGCGTGGTCGGTCGGCCTGTTCGCGCTGCCCGACGAGGTCGCCGCGCCCGACGACGCGGCCGGCGAGGTCCTGGTCGTCGACCTCGGGGACGTCCGCACGGTCCACACGTGGGCGCAGGACGTCGACCTGCGCCTCGACCCCGACCCGGTGTCCGCGACCGTGTCGCCGCTGCAGGACGGCTACCGCGTCGACGTGACCGCCCGGACGTTCGCCCGCTCGGTCACGCTGCACGTGGACCGCCTCGACCCCGACGCGACGGTCGACGACGCCCTCGTCGACGTGCCGGCGGGCGAGACGTTCTCGTTCCACGTCCGCACCTCCGCACGGTTCGACGCCGCCGCCCTCACGCGCAGCCCCGTGCTGCGCACGGCGAACGACGTGGTCGTGCCGCGCGGCGCGACGGCACCGGCGGGCGCCGAGCGTGATCTCCAGCAGTCCCGCTGA
- a CDS encoding alpha-galactosidase codes for MSTETRDDVVPTTPAPDLLHLRADGVSLVVDLDGGTLPRVLHWGADLGDVDEAVLRDLRLASRPMPIGFPVDGEVPVAVVPEQSAGFLGTPGLTGTRDGRDFSTAFVVRTHTLARLDDGTQRLDVHADDTAAGLTLDLVLELTPHGLVRQRGTVTSTADGTYALDGLLLTLPVPAVATELLDFSGRWARERSPQRTAFTHGTRLRENRRGRTGYDTAFVLVAGTAGFGHRSGRVWGVHTAWSGNHRNLAERSHYQPGLLGGGELLAAGEVRLATGESYTSPWVYGSTGEGLDALAGRFHRWMRARPQHPRTPRPVTLNTWEAVYFQHDLGRLTELADAAAAIGAERFVLDDGWFGSRRDDTRGLGDWYVSADVWPQGLHPLVDHVTGLGLQFGLWVEPEMVNPDSDLARAHPDWMLQVPSRLPRPARHQQVLDLAQPGAYAYILDRLDALLTEYAIGYLKWDHNRDLVDAGHGPAGVAGVHGQTLAVYRLLDELRSRHPGVEIESCSSGGGRVDLEILQRTDRIWGSDCIDALERQQIQRWTNLLVPLEIVGSHIGSGTAHSTGRRHALSFRAGTALFGHLGIEWDLREADQDQRAELAAWVAAYKDLRGLLHTGATVHADGVDPSHHVHGVVAQDGSDALFAVVATATSDALPTGRLTFPGLDPDATYHVRPQPPGDVVDGLGSHWLSLPWWTPEGVRLTGRVLAEVGLQVPVLFPEHLVLVRATRV; via the coding sequence GTGAGCACCGAGACGCGGGACGACGTCGTCCCCACCACCCCCGCACCCGACCTGCTGCACCTGCGCGCCGACGGCGTGAGCCTCGTCGTCGACCTGGACGGCGGCACCCTGCCGCGCGTCCTGCACTGGGGAGCCGACCTGGGCGACGTCGACGAGGCCGTCCTGCGCGACCTGCGGCTCGCGTCCCGCCCGATGCCGATCGGCTTCCCCGTCGACGGGGAGGTGCCCGTCGCGGTCGTCCCCGAGCAGTCCGCCGGCTTCCTCGGCACGCCGGGCCTGACCGGGACGCGCGACGGGCGCGACTTCTCGACGGCCTTCGTCGTGCGCACGCACACCCTCGCGCGGCTCGACGACGGGACGCAGCGCCTCGACGTGCACGCCGACGACACCGCCGCCGGGCTCACGCTGGACCTGGTCCTCGAGCTCACCCCGCACGGGCTCGTGCGGCAGCGCGGCACCGTGACGAGCACCGCCGACGGCACGTACGCGCTCGACGGGCTGCTGCTCACGCTCCCCGTGCCGGCCGTCGCGACCGAGCTCCTCGACTTCTCCGGCCGCTGGGCACGCGAGCGCAGCCCGCAGCGGACCGCCTTCACCCACGGGACCCGGCTGCGGGAGAACCGCCGGGGCCGTACCGGCTACGACACCGCGTTCGTCCTCGTCGCCGGCACCGCCGGGTTCGGCCACCGCAGCGGGCGCGTCTGGGGCGTGCACACCGCCTGGTCGGGCAACCACCGCAACCTCGCGGAGCGCAGCCACTACCAGCCGGGGCTGCTCGGGGGCGGGGAGCTGCTCGCCGCGGGCGAGGTGCGGCTCGCCACGGGGGAGTCGTACACGAGCCCCTGGGTGTACGGGTCCACGGGCGAGGGCCTCGACGCGCTCGCGGGCCGGTTCCACCGCTGGATGCGGGCGCGGCCGCAGCACCCGCGCACGCCGCGGCCCGTCACGCTCAACACCTGGGAGGCCGTGTACTTCCAGCACGACCTCGGGCGGCTCACCGAGCTCGCCGACGCCGCGGCGGCGATCGGGGCCGAGCGGTTCGTGCTCGACGACGGCTGGTTCGGCTCCCGTCGCGACGACACGCGCGGGCTGGGGGACTGGTACGTCTCGGCCGACGTGTGGCCGCAGGGGCTGCACCCGCTCGTCGACCACGTCACCGGCCTCGGGCTGCAGTTCGGCCTGTGGGTCGAGCCGGAGATGGTCAACCCCGACTCCGACCTCGCGCGCGCGCACCCCGACTGGATGCTCCAGGTGCCGTCGCGGCTGCCGCGGCCGGCCCGGCACCAGCAGGTGCTCGACCTCGCGCAGCCGGGGGCGTACGCCTACATCCTCGACCGGCTCGACGCGCTGCTCACCGAGTACGCGATCGGGTACCTCAAGTGGGACCACAACCGCGACCTCGTCGACGCCGGGCACGGGCCCGCGGGCGTCGCGGGGGTGCACGGGCAGACGCTCGCCGTCTACCGCCTGCTCGACGAGCTCCGGTCGCGGCACCCCGGGGTCGAGATCGAGTCGTGCTCGTCGGGCGGCGGACGCGTCGACCTGGAGATCCTGCAGCGGACGGACCGGATCTGGGGGAGCGACTGCATCGACGCGCTCGAGCGGCAGCAGATCCAGCGGTGGACCAACCTGCTCGTGCCGCTGGAGATCGTCGGCTCGCACATCGGCTCGGGCACCGCGCACAGCACCGGGCGGCGGCACGCCCTGTCGTTCCGCGCGGGCACTGCGCTGTTCGGGCACCTCGGCATCGAGTGGGACCTGCGCGAGGCCGACCAGGACCAGCGTGCCGAGCTCGCGGCCTGGGTCGCCGCGTACAAGGACCTGCGCGGGCTGCTGCACACCGGCGCGACGGTGCACGCCGACGGGGTCGACCCGTCGCACCACGTGCACGGCGTCGTCGCGCAGGACGGGTCGGACGCACTGTTCGCGGTCGTCGCCACCGCCACGTCCGACGCCCTTCCGACGGGCCGGCTGACGTTCCCCGGGCTCGACCCCGACGCGACCTACCACGTGCGTCCCCAGCCGCCCGGCGACGTCGTCGACGGGCTCGGGAGCCACTGGCTGTCGTTGCCGTGGTGGACACCCGAGGGTGTGCGGCTCACCGGGCGGGTGCTCGCCGAGGTCGGTCTGCAGGTGCCCGTGCTCTTCCCCGAGCACCTCGTCCTGGTGCGCG
- the glgB gene encoding 1,4-alpha-glucan branching protein GlgB, with translation MSAAPAPVPADSGTLSAVAHGAHYDPHGVLGPHVGDGGVTIRTLRPLADKVVVITADTRVPAQHEQDGIWVAVLPGVDVPDYRIEVTYGDDVSLADDPYRFLPTVQELDRHLIREGRHEQLWTVLGARVRTYPGVLGDVEGTSFAVWAPNAQAVRVVGDFNYWQGATHAMRSLGDSGVWEIFAPGVTAGARYKFEILGRDGSWRQKADPMARGTEVPPATASVVVESRYTWSDDEWMTARAQRDPHTGPMSVYEVHLGSWRQGLSYRDLAHQLTEYVLELGFTHVEFLPVAEHPFGGSWGYQVSSYFAPTSRFGHPDDFRYLVDALHRAGIGVIVDWVPAHFPKDEWALAQFDGTALYEHPDPLLGEHPDWGTYVFNFGRSEVRNFLVANAVYWLEEFHVDGLRVDAVASMLYLDYSRRPGQWRPNKYGGRENLDAISFMQEANATAYKRAPGILMIAEESTAWPGVTAPTDANGLGYGLKWNMGWMNDTLRYVAEEPIHKRYHHHEVTFSMVYAYSEAFVLPLSHDEVVHGKGSLYGRMPGDHWQKLAGVRLLLAYQWTHPGKQLLFMGGEYAQQTEWAESRSLDWHALDDPGHAGVSTALRDLNRVYRDTPALWELDHTPDGFEWIDSDDADRNTLAYLRKSSDGQLAAVVVNFAGVPHEGYRLALPRGGRWREAYNSDAEPYGGSGVGNLGAVDAEPVPHHSRPYSASVRIPPLGAVVFVSDPPPPA, from the coding sequence ATGAGTGCGGCCCCTGCCCCGGTCCCTGCCGACTCCGGCACCCTGAGTGCGGTCGCCCACGGCGCGCACTACGACCCCCACGGCGTCCTCGGTCCGCACGTGGGCGACGGCGGCGTCACGATCCGCACGCTGCGCCCGCTGGCCGACAAGGTCGTCGTCATCACGGCCGACACCCGCGTGCCCGCGCAGCACGAGCAGGACGGGATCTGGGTCGCGGTCCTCCCGGGCGTCGACGTGCCGGACTACCGGATCGAGGTCACGTACGGCGACGACGTGAGCCTCGCCGACGACCCGTACCGCTTCCTCCCGACGGTCCAGGAGCTCGACCGGCACCTCATCCGCGAGGGCCGCCACGAGCAGCTGTGGACGGTCCTCGGTGCCCGCGTCCGCACGTACCCCGGCGTGCTGGGCGACGTCGAGGGCACGTCGTTCGCCGTGTGGGCACCCAACGCCCAGGCGGTGCGCGTCGTCGGCGACTTCAACTACTGGCAGGGCGCGACGCACGCGATGCGCTCGCTCGGCGACAGCGGCGTGTGGGAGATCTTCGCCCCGGGCGTCACGGCGGGCGCCCGCTACAAGTTCGAGATCCTGGGCCGCGACGGCTCGTGGCGCCAGAAGGCCGACCCCATGGCCCGCGGCACCGAGGTCCCGCCGGCGACGGCGTCCGTCGTCGTGGAGTCCCGCTACACCTGGTCCGACGACGAGTGGATGACCGCGCGGGCGCAGCGCGACCCGCACACCGGCCCCATGAGCGTCTACGAGGTGCACCTCGGCTCGTGGCGGCAGGGCCTGTCCTACCGTGACCTCGCGCACCAGCTCACCGAGTACGTCCTGGAGCTGGGTTTCACGCACGTCGAGTTCCTGCCCGTGGCGGAGCACCCCTTCGGCGGCTCCTGGGGCTACCAGGTGTCCTCCTACTTCGCCCCCACGTCCCGCTTCGGCCACCCCGACGACTTCCGCTACCTCGTCGACGCCCTGCACCGGGCGGGCATCGGCGTCATCGTCGACTGGGTGCCCGCGCACTTCCCCAAGGACGAGTGGGCGCTCGCCCAGTTCGACGGCACCGCGCTGTACGAGCACCCGGACCCGCTCCTCGGCGAGCACCCCGACTGGGGCACGTACGTCTTCAACTTCGGCCGGTCCGAGGTCCGCAACTTCCTCGTCGCGAACGCCGTGTACTGGCTCGAGGAGTTCCACGTGGACGGCCTGCGGGTCGACGCCGTCGCCTCGATGCTCTACCTCGACTACTCCCGGCGTCCCGGTCAGTGGCGCCCCAACAAGTACGGCGGCCGCGAGAACCTCGACGCCATCTCGTTCATGCAGGAGGCCAACGCCACCGCCTACAAGCGCGCGCCGGGCATCCTCATGATCGCCGAGGAGTCCACCGCCTGGCCCGGCGTCACCGCACCCACGGACGCCAACGGTCTCGGCTACGGCCTGAAGTGGAACATGGGGTGGATGAACGACACCCTCCGCTACGTCGCGGAGGAGCCCATCCACAAGCGCTACCACCACCACGAGGTCACGTTCTCGATGGTGTACGCCTACTCCGAGGCGTTCGTGCTCCCGCTGAGCCACGACGAGGTCGTGCACGGCAAGGGCTCGCTGTACGGCCGCATGCCCGGCGACCACTGGCAGAAGCTCGCCGGCGTCCGCCTGCTCCTCGCCTACCAGTGGACCCATCCCGGTAAGCAGCTGCTGTTCATGGGCGGCGAGTACGCGCAGCAGACCGAGTGGGCCGAGTCGCGCTCCCTCGACTGGCATGCGCTCGACGACCCGGGCCACGCCGGTGTGAGCACCGCCCTGCGCGACCTCAACCGCGTCTACCGCGACACTCCCGCTCTCTGGGAGCTCGACCACACGCCCGACGGCTTCGAGTGGATCGACTCCGACGACGCCGACCGCAACACCCTCGCCTACCTGCGCAAGTCCTCGGACGGCCAGCTCGCCGCGGTCGTGGTCAACTTCGCCGGTGTCCCGCACGAGGGCTACCGCCTGGCCCTCCCCCGCGGAGGTCGCTGGCGGGAGGCCTACAACTCCGACGCCGAGCCGTACGGCGGCTCCGGTGTCGGCAACCTCGGCGCCGTCGATGCCGAGCCGGTCCCGCACCACAGCCGCCCGTACTCCGCCTCGGTCCGCATCCCGCCGCTCGGCGCGGTCGTCTTCGTCTCCGACCCGCCCCCGCCCGCCTGA
- a CDS encoding tetratricopeptide repeat protein, which yields MSQPTGPRPRLDVRGAVDLSGLARTTPPPGSPGGLDKPSAYVVDVDQATFGDVVQASTQHPVVVVLWAPWSEVSTTVAADLAALADQDAGRWLLARIDADANPQVAAAFQAQSVPTVVAVLAGQPLPLFQGAYPRDQVRAVLDQVLAAAEANGITGRVAPVGPADEPEPEPELPPLHQAAYDAIEADDLPAARAAYEQALRENPRDALARAGLAQVGLLDRTRDLDLRTARTAAADRPDDVDAQLAVADLDVLGGQVEDAFGRLVDLLRRTAGDDRERVRQRLVDLFEVVGGEDPRVVAARRAMASALY from the coding sequence ATGTCCCAGCCCACCGGGCCCCGTCCCCGCCTCGACGTCCGCGGTGCCGTCGACCTGTCCGGCCTGGCCCGGACGACGCCGCCCCCTGGTTCGCCGGGTGGGCTCGACAAGCCGTCGGCGTACGTGGTCGACGTCGACCAGGCGACGTTCGGCGACGTCGTCCAGGCCTCGACGCAGCACCCGGTCGTGGTGGTGCTGTGGGCGCCGTGGAGCGAGGTCAGCACGACGGTGGCCGCCGACCTCGCGGCGCTCGCGGACCAGGACGCGGGCCGCTGGCTGCTCGCACGCATCGACGCGGACGCCAACCCCCAGGTCGCGGCCGCGTTCCAGGCGCAGTCGGTGCCGACCGTCGTCGCGGTGCTCGCGGGTCAGCCACTGCCGCTGTTCCAGGGCGCGTACCCCCGCGACCAGGTCCGCGCGGTCCTCGACCAGGTGCTCGCGGCCGCCGAGGCCAACGGCATCACGGGCCGTGTCGCCCCGGTCGGTCCCGCCGACGAGCCCGAGCCCGAGCCGGAGCTGCCGCCCCTCCACCAGGCGGCGTACGACGCGATCGAGGCGGACGACCTTCCGGCGGCGCGTGCCGCGTACGAGCAGGCGCTGCGGGAGAACCCGCGTGACGCCCTGGCCCGTGCGGGCCTCGCGCAGGTCGGTCTGCTGGACCGGACCCGTGACCTCGACCTGCGCACCGCCCGCACCGCGGCCGCCGACCGGCCGGACGACGTGGACGCGCAGCTCGCCGTCGCCGACCTCGACGTCCTCGGCGGTCAGGTCGAGGACGCGTTCGGCCGGCTGGTCGACCTCCTGCGCCGCACCGCCGGTGACGACCGCGAGCGTGTCCGGCAGCGCCTGGTGGACCTGTTCGAGGTCGTCGGGGGAGAGGACCCCCGCGTGGTGGCGGCCCGCCGCGCCATGGCGAGCGCCCTGTACTGA
- a CDS encoding LacI family DNA-binding transcriptional regulator — protein sequence MTHGMDAVGLVLARPARMLGLEPFFMELIAGIEESLAVEGRSLLLHVVPDHDAEIRAYQRWGEGRLVDAVVVVNVALEDNRLEVLGRLGIPTVVVGGPTPDLPFANVWIDNGQAMRDAVGHLVGLGHLRLARVSGPRTLAHTQARTEAFVAECARLGAQGSVVEGDYGEESATRATRALLGRGSPPSAIIYDNDVMAIAGLRVAAEMGVPVPERLSLLAWDDSALCRLASPALSAMSLDVHAMGVQVADCVLNLLADGPVTSYTAPQPRLVTRGTTAPPADRATA from the coding sequence GTGACCCACGGGATGGATGCCGTCGGCCTGGTCCTCGCCCGGCCGGCCCGGATGCTCGGCCTCGAGCCCTTCTTCATGGAGCTCATCGCCGGCATCGAGGAGTCCCTCGCCGTCGAGGGCCGCTCGCTGCTCCTGCACGTCGTCCCCGACCACGACGCGGAGATCCGGGCCTACCAGCGCTGGGGCGAGGGCCGGCTCGTCGACGCCGTCGTGGTGGTCAACGTCGCGCTCGAGGACAACCGGCTCGAGGTGCTCGGCCGGCTCGGGATCCCGACGGTCGTCGTCGGTGGTCCGACCCCGGACCTCCCGTTCGCCAACGTGTGGATCGACAACGGCCAGGCGATGCGTGACGCGGTCGGGCACCTGGTCGGCCTGGGCCACCTGCGGCTCGCCCGCGTGTCCGGTCCGCGCACGCTCGCGCACACGCAGGCCCGCACCGAGGCGTTCGTCGCCGAGTGCGCGCGCCTGGGGGCCCAGGGCAGCGTCGTGGAGGGTGACTACGGCGAGGAGTCCGCGACGCGCGCGACGCGGGCCCTCCTGGGCCGCGGCTCGCCGCCGTCCGCGATCATCTACGACAACGACGTCATGGCCATCGCCGGCCTGCGCGTCGCCGCCGAGATGGGCGTGCCCGTTCCCGAGCGCCTGTCGCTGCTGGCCTGGGACGACTCGGCCCTGTGCCGCCTGGCCTCGCCCGCGCTGTCCGCGATGAGCCTCGACGTGCACGCGATGGGCGTGCAGGTCGCCGACTGCGTGCTCAACCTGCTCGCCGACGGCCCTGTGACCTCGTACACCGCGCCGCAGCCCCGGCTCGTCACGCGCGGCACCACCGCCCCGCCCGCGGACCGCGCCACCGCCTGA
- a CDS encoding HIT family protein has product MSDDCIFCGVVAGTVESSRVYEDDAVLAFMDIQPVTNGHLLVIPKAHAASLEDLDEELGATMFRAGHRLAAALRASGLPCDGVNMFLADGEAAFQEVFHVHLHVFPRTPGDGFRIDADWRVRPRAELDDSAALVRAALPAHHR; this is encoded by the coding sequence GTGAGCGACGACTGCATCTTCTGCGGAGTGGTGGCCGGCACGGTCGAGTCGAGCCGTGTCTACGAGGACGACGCCGTCCTCGCCTTCATGGACATCCAGCCGGTGACGAACGGCCACCTGCTCGTCATCCCCAAGGCCCACGCTGCGTCCCTGGAAGATCTCGACGAGGAGCTGGGCGCGACGATGTTCCGGGCGGGCCACCGACTCGCGGCAGCCCTGCGCGCGTCGGGCCTCCCCTGCGATGGCGTGAACATGTTCCTCGCGGACGGTGAGGCAGCATTCCAGGAGGTGTTCCACGTCCACCTGCACGTCTTCCCCCGCACCCCGGGTGACGGCTTCCGCATCGACGCTGACTGGCGGGTCCGTCCCCGAGCCGAGCTCGACGACTCCGCCGCGCTCGTCCGCGCAGCACTTCCGGCCCACCACCGCTGA